In one Lujinxingia vulgaris genomic region, the following are encoded:
- a CDS encoding HEAT repeat domain-containing protein: protein MRSILTSILLAMALLMGAASPALAQHNHALEADADFDDFLNTIDALPTPEVLERFPDAEARLLEVATDAEATVYRRWRATSMLSNFNSPEVRRALITLTTAADDDLRGMALLVLGAGYLEGGDAEVLATIEARLGDEDASVRADAVRALAYGHGPRVTERLEIIAAGDDARMAKIATRALAKQIQKTQ from the coding sequence ATGCGCAGCATTCTGACATCGATTCTACTGGCTATGGCGCTCCTAATGGGCGCGGCCTCCCCGGCCCTGGCCCAGCACAACCACGCGCTGGAAGCCGACGCCGACTTTGACGACTTCCTCAACACCATCGACGCGCTCCCCACCCCCGAGGTGCTGGAGCGCTTCCCCGACGCCGAGGCCCGCCTGCTTGAGGTGGCCACCGACGCCGAGGCGACTGTGTACCGCCGCTGGCGCGCCACCTCGATGCTCTCGAACTTCAACTCCCCCGAGGTGCGCCGGGCGCTGATCACGCTGACCACCGCCGCCGATGACGACCTGCGCGGCATGGCGCTGCTCGTCCTGGGCGCGGGCTACCTGGAAGGCGGCGACGCCGAGGTACTCGCCACGATCGAGGCGCGCCTGGGCGATGAAGACGCCTCGGTGCGCGCCGACGCGGTGCGCGCCCTGGCCTACGGCCACGGCCCCCGCGTGACCGAGCGCCTGGAAATCATCGCCGCCGGCGATGACGCCCGCATGGCGAAGATCGCCACGCGCGCCCTGGCCAAACAAATCCAGAAAACACAATAA
- a CDS encoding TlpA family protein disulfide reductase — MSKSTASPDAPSPPPTRWQRLRSTWWGRWGVDLLVLAIIFWAITSYQTRDLIERDTPAPPATLINLADGSELKLDDLTADRTLIYFWATWCGVCKAQSPVISAMHRHAEGRDDVDVISVAMDWSDRDTLRAFVDENDIDYPVYLGTDALGKGFNVSSYPTIYIVDNERRVRHSIIGYTPRIGLYARLHLL, encoded by the coding sequence GTGAGCAAGTCCACCGCTTCACCCGACGCCCCATCGCCCCCACCGACCCGCTGGCAACGCCTGCGATCGACCTGGTGGGGGCGATGGGGCGTCGATCTTCTTGTGCTCGCCATCATCTTCTGGGCCATCACAAGCTATCAGACCCGCGATCTCATCGAGCGCGACACCCCGGCGCCTCCGGCCACGCTCATCAACCTGGCCGACGGCTCCGAGCTTAAGCTCGACGACCTCACCGCCGATCGCACCCTTATCTACTTCTGGGCCACCTGGTGCGGCGTGTGCAAAGCCCAGTCCCCGGTGATCTCGGCGATGCACCGCCACGCCGAAGGTCGCGACGACGTCGACGTCATCAGCGTGGCCATGGACTGGAGCGACCGCGACACCCTGCGCGCCTTCGTCGACGAGAACGACATCGACTACCCCGTCTACCTGGGCACCGACGCGCTGGGCAAAGGCTTCAACGTCAGCTCCTACCCCACCATCTACATCGTCGATAACGAGCGCCGCGTCCGCCACAGCATCATCGGCTACACCCCGCGCATCGGCCTCTACGCCCGCCTCCACCTGCTCTAA
- a CDS encoding outer membrane lipoprotein-sorting protein, producing the protein MSASLKGGLWGGIAVVCLALMTPGVGSAQEEEALPSVEEVNAHLDKLYRSDSAKSQMTMTIKRDERERELSVQGYSQGEERGLFVITSPAREAGTATLRTSEGLWNYAPRADRLMRVPSGMLSEDWMGSHLTNDDLVRETSFEEDFEVELSWGERDGERVLEATMVPREGAPVTYSKIEYALDAEKWTPIEAVYFDGEEAVRTITFSDVKEVDGRPIPHQVEVRPADAPGEFTRMVYDELEFDVPIEDAIFTQQGMRRQARQYRDQS; encoded by the coding sequence ATGTCAGCTTCATTGAAAGGCGGGTTGTGGGGCGGGATCGCGGTGGTATGCCTGGCGTTGATGACGCCCGGGGTGGGGAGCGCGCAGGAGGAAGAGGCGCTGCCTTCGGTTGAGGAGGTCAACGCGCACCTCGATAAGCTCTACCGCTCCGATAGCGCGAAGTCGCAGATGACGATGACGATCAAGCGTGATGAGCGCGAACGGGAGCTCAGCGTGCAGGGTTATAGCCAGGGCGAGGAACGGGGGCTTTTTGTGATCACAAGCCCGGCCCGGGAGGCGGGCACCGCCACGCTGCGCACCTCCGAGGGGCTCTGGAACTACGCGCCTCGGGCTGACCGCTTGATGCGGGTGCCCTCGGGCATGCTTTCGGAGGATTGGATGGGCAGCCACCTCACCAACGACGACCTGGTGCGCGAGACGAGTTTTGAAGAGGACTTCGAGGTGGAGCTGAGTTGGGGCGAGCGCGATGGCGAGCGGGTGCTTGAGGCGACGATGGTCCCGCGCGAGGGCGCACCGGTGACCTACTCCAAGATCGAGTACGCGCTCGACGCCGAAAAATGGACGCCGATCGAGGCGGTCTATTTCGACGGGGAGGAGGCCGTGCGCACGATCACGTTCAGCGATGTCAAAGAGGTCGATGGTCGGCCGATCCCGCACCAGGTGGAGGTGCGGCCGGCGGACGCCCCGGGGGAGTTTACGCGCATGGTCTACGATGAGCTGGAGTTCGATGTGCCCATCGAGGATGCGATCTTCACCCAGCAGGGGATGCGCCGGCAGGCGCGGCAGTATCGCGATCAGAGCTAA
- the panC gene encoding pantoate--beta-alanine ligase — protein sequence MEIISSLTALRDARRNLRGTVALVPTMGFLHEGHLALMHQAREHCDHLIVSIFVNPTQFAPGEDLDRYPRDPEGDAEKCRQLGCDLLFMPETSQIYAPDHSTRVEVSELDQTLCGPNRPDHFVGVTTIVTKLFNLTGPDVAVFGEKDFQQLAIVRKMVADLNVPVEIVGVPTVREPDGLALSSRNRYLSAEERRQAPAIARALVDAQRAWQAGERSAANLLERAHSALSGAADLRPEYVQLVHPDTLTAYTPDDDLSGKPAHLAIAARLGHTRLIDNLRLDRPLPPGPLETI from the coding sequence GTGGAGATCATCTCCAGCCTCACTGCACTGCGCGACGCGCGCCGCAACCTCCGGGGCACCGTCGCCCTGGTGCCCACCATGGGCTTTCTTCATGAAGGCCACCTGGCCCTGATGCACCAGGCCCGAGAGCACTGCGACCACCTCATCGTGAGCATCTTCGTCAACCCCACCCAGTTTGCCCCCGGCGAAGACCTCGACCGCTACCCGCGCGACCCCGAAGGCGACGCCGAAAAATGCCGGCAGCTCGGCTGCGACCTGCTCTTCATGCCCGAAACGTCGCAGATCTACGCCCCCGACCACAGCACCCGCGTGGAAGTCAGCGAGCTCGACCAGACCCTCTGCGGCCCCAACCGCCCCGACCATTTTGTGGGCGTGACCACCATCGTCACCAAACTCTTCAACCTCACCGGCCCCGATGTCGCGGTGTTTGGCGAGAAGGACTTTCAGCAACTTGCGATCGTGCGCAAGATGGTGGCCGACCTCAACGTGCCCGTCGAGATCGTCGGTGTCCCCACTGTACGTGAGCCCGACGGGCTCGCCCTCTCCAGCCGCAACCGCTACTTAAGCGCGGAGGAGCGCCGCCAGGCGCCCGCCATCGCCCGCGCCCTGGTCGACGCACAGCGCGCCTGGCAGGCCGGTGAGCGCAGCGCCGCCAACCTTCTGGAGCGCGCCCACAGCGCGCTCTCCGGGGCGGCTGATCTTCGCCCCGAATACGTGCAGCTCGTCCACCCCGACACGCTCACCGCCTACACCCCCGACGACGACTTAAGCGGCAAGCCCGCCCATCTGGCCATCGCCGCGCGTCTGGGGCACACTCGCCTCATCGATAACCTGCGCCTGGACCGCCCCCTGCCCCCCGGCCCTCTGGAGACGATCTGA
- a CDS encoding KamA family radical SAM protein, translating to MASAENVPTPEKAPKSHAAPPAERKARPPVDPSVLRHRELKDGEFWREIPAFANVSEEEFLDYKWQMKNSLYGEDKLIELMEGLAPKAFVDDVLRGFHLAPMAVRVTPYLFSLIDWNDPLHDPIRTQFIPVASRLTVDHPMLTLDSLHEQADAPVEGLTHRYHDKALFLPLDTCPVYCRFCTRSYAIGVDTDVVEKVSLKVSPKRWEEAFAYIESRPELEDIVISGGDAYNLAFKHIEAIGMRLLEIPNIRRIRFATKGLAVMPMKILSDDRWLDAVTRVAEHGRKVHKQVAIHTHFNNPNEITEISRRATNTLFERGITVRNQSVLQRGVNDDPETMRLLVKRLGEINVEAYYVYQHDMVQGVEDLRTSLQTNLDIEKFVRGATAGFNTPTFVVDAPGGGGKREAHSYEHYDRETGVSVYSAPSVKPGQLFTYFDPLHSLSESAREDWKDAGKREQMVQDALSAARNHQGQR from the coding sequence ATGGCGAGCGCAGAGAACGTCCCCACCCCCGAGAAAGCCCCGAAATCCCATGCCGCACCGCCTGCCGAGCGCAAGGCGCGCCCGCCGGTTGACCCCTCGGTGCTTCGTCACCGCGAGCTCAAAGATGGTGAGTTCTGGCGGGAGATCCCGGCCTTTGCCAATGTGAGCGAGGAGGAGTTCCTCGACTACAAATGGCAGATGAAGAACTCGCTCTATGGCGAGGACAAGCTCATTGAGCTGATGGAGGGGCTGGCGCCCAAAGCGTTTGTCGACGATGTGCTGCGCGGCTTTCACCTGGCACCGATGGCGGTGCGGGTGACGCCGTATCTTTTCAGCCTGATCGACTGGAACGACCCGCTGCACGACCCGATCCGCACGCAGTTCATTCCGGTGGCCTCTCGTTTGACGGTGGACCACCCGATGCTCACCCTGGACTCGCTGCATGAGCAGGCCGACGCGCCGGTTGAGGGTCTGACTCACCGCTACCACGACAAAGCGCTCTTTCTGCCCCTGGACACCTGCCCGGTGTACTGCCGCTTCTGCACGCGCAGCTACGCCATCGGCGTGGACACCGACGTGGTGGAGAAGGTCAGCCTGAAGGTCAGCCCGAAGCGCTGGGAAGAGGCCTTTGCCTACATTGAGAGCCGCCCGGAGCTTGAGGACATCGTCATCAGCGGGGGCGACGCCTACAACCTGGCGTTTAAGCATATCGAAGCCATCGGCATGCGCCTCCTTGAGATCCCCAACATCCGTCGCATCCGCTTTGCGACCAAGGGGCTGGCGGTGATGCCGATGAAGATCTTGAGTGACGATCGCTGGCTCGACGCGGTGACCCGTGTGGCCGAGCACGGTCGCAAGGTGCACAAGCAGGTCGCCATTCACACCCACTTCAATAACCCCAACGAGATCACCGAGATCAGCCGCCGGGCCACCAACACGCTCTTTGAGCGGGGGATCACCGTGCGCAACCAGTCGGTGCTCCAGCGCGGGGTCAACGACGATCCGGAGACGATGCGTCTTCTGGTCAAGCGCCTGGGTGAGATCAACGTCGAGGCCTACTACGTCTACCAGCACGATATGGTGCAGGGGGTCGAAGATCTGCGTACCTCGCTGCAGACGAACCTCGATATCGAGAAGTTCGTGCGCGGCGCGACGGCCGGCTTCAACACCCCGACCTTTGTGGTGGACGCGCCCGGCGGCGGCGGCAAGCGCGAGGCGCACTCCTACGAGCATTACGACCGGGAGACCGGTGTGAGTGTGTACAGCGCGCCCTCGGTGAAGCCGGGACAGCTCTTCACCTACTTTGATCCGCTTCACAGCCTCAGCGAGTCGGCGCGCGAGGATTGGAAGGACGCCGGCAAGCGCGAGCAGATGGTTCAGGACGCGCTCTCGGCGGCGCGTAACCACCAGGGTCAGCGCTGA
- a CDS encoding serine/threonine-protein kinase, whose translation MTESPETESPSLVGTLIEGKYLLERELGAGGMGAVYLARHKTIEREVAIKLLHRSLASDASIRRRFETEARAIARLSHPGCVMLYEFGLEPELEALYAVFEYVKGRSLEKWAGQKLAIDDVLDLGRQVVAAIEHAHSQKIIHRDLKPDNIMVTIADSGKLEVKVLDFGIARIAEDDETQDQSRLTKMGQMFGTPPYMSPEQIRARLNITFATDIYSIGVILYELIEGRLPFLADSPIETVMLHLNEEVPPMVRSDLPEELRQIVMRCLEKDPDDRFGSCTELREALDRVVVEVGEVTALTDLGGVADLRGGAPVMAGELGGEPTDPEPPSSDPMVHAHATDLAFGHAPTLGASADSWQGTTSDDVGVAVQVGAAGGGNEAQAGFASAQTVPTAGPGEADAHPSAAAAGSGATPAPEAAMQQPGRGYHATEDAAAPRQAPETWEEMANPTQRKTLVVLMVVIGVAVLVLAGVIFGMSGESEDADDAAGAAENLAVEDGEAAPAPASPGEGSVGGSETEEGANARAGQGDEAPGPGDALSAAGAPGEVAIEKDAAVEDAPALGAGEGAGDQAERSVGAGEEVAGARDDRQAEEKQEVAPERRAPTRTTNSPASAPEAEEPEEPARLRLNRTRRLKKADEEAESTDEPARLSLPRR comes from the coding sequence ATGACCGAATCTCCCGAGACAGAGAGCCCCTCGCTGGTAGGGACGCTCATTGAGGGTAAGTACCTGCTGGAGCGCGAGCTGGGCGCCGGCGGCATGGGGGCGGTGTATCTGGCGCGCCATAAGACGATTGAGCGGGAGGTGGCGATCAAACTCCTGCACCGCTCGCTGGCCTCGGATGCTTCGATTCGGCGGCGCTTTGAGACCGAGGCCCGGGCGATCGCCAGGCTGAGCCACCCCGGCTGCGTGATGCTCTATGAGTTCGGGCTGGAGCCGGAGCTGGAGGCGCTCTACGCGGTCTTTGAGTATGTGAAGGGGCGCTCGCTGGAGAAGTGGGCCGGGCAGAAGCTGGCGATCGACGATGTGCTCGATCTGGGGAGGCAGGTGGTCGCGGCGATTGAGCATGCGCATAGCCAGAAGATCATTCACCGCGACTTAAAGCCCGACAACATCATGGTGACCATCGCCGACAGCGGGAAGCTGGAGGTGAAGGTGCTCGACTTCGGCATCGCGCGCATCGCCGAGGATGATGAGACCCAGGACCAGAGCCGCCTGACGAAGATGGGGCAGATGTTTGGCACGCCGCCTTATATGAGCCCGGAGCAGATTCGGGCGCGGCTGAACATCACCTTTGCGACCGACATCTACTCGATCGGCGTGATCCTCTACGAGCTTATCGAGGGGCGACTTCCCTTTTTGGCGGACTCACCGATTGAGACGGTGATGCTGCACCTCAATGAGGAGGTGCCGCCGATGGTGCGCAGCGATCTTCCGGAGGAGCTGCGCCAGATCGTGATGCGTTGTCTTGAGAAGGATCCCGACGATCGTTTCGGGAGCTGCACCGAGCTTCGCGAGGCGCTGGATCGGGTGGTGGTGGAGGTTGGCGAGGTCACAGCCCTGACCGATCTGGGTGGGGTGGCCGATCTGCGCGGGGGCGCGCCGGTGATGGCCGGGGAGCTGGGCGGGGAGCCGACTGACCCGGAGCCGCCGAGTTCCGATCCGATGGTGCACGCCCACGCCACCGATCTGGCCTTTGGCCACGCGCCGACCCTGGGGGCTTCGGCGGATAGCTGGCAGGGCACCACGTCGGACGACGTCGGGGTCGCGGTGCAGGTCGGTGCAGCCGGCGGTGGAAATGAGGCGCAGGCGGGGTTTGCCAGCGCGCAGACCGTGCCGACCGCCGGGCCTGGCGAGGCTGACGCGCACCCGAGCGCTGCGGCGGCCGGCTCCGGGGCGACGCCTGCGCCGGAGGCTGCGATGCAGCAGCCCGGGCGCGGCTACCATGCCACCGAAGACGCCGCTGCGCCGCGCCAGGCGCCGGAGACCTGGGAGGAGATGGCCAACCCCACCCAGCGCAAGACGCTGGTGGTGTTGATGGTCGTCATCGGCGTGGCGGTGCTGGTGCTGGCCGGGGTGATCTTCGGGATGAGCGGGGAGTCCGAGGATGCCGACGATGCCGCCGGCGCAGCAGAAAACCTCGCTGTCGAGGATGGTGAGGCGGCACCGGCCCCGGCGTCGCCCGGAGAAGGCTCGGTCGGGGGCAGTGAGACTGAAGAAGGGGCAAATGCCCGCGCAGGGCAAGGCGATGAGGCCCCTGGCCCGGGGGATGCTCTGTCTGCTGCGGGGGCGCCTGGCGAGGTCGCGATCGAGAAGGACGCGGCCGTGGAAGATGCCCCGGCGCTCGGGGCTGGCGAGGGCGCAGGCGATCAGGCGGAGCGCAGCGTCGGGGCTGGCGAGGAGGTGGCCGGGGCCCGCGACGATCGCCAGGCCGAGGAGAAGCAAGAGGTTGCGCCCGAGCGTCGTGCGCCGACGCGCACGACAAACTCGCCGGCCAGCGCGCCTGAGGCCGAGGAGCCGGAAGAGCCTGCACGTCTTCGCCTTAACCGCACCCGTCGCCTCAAGAAGGCCGACGAAGAAGCTGAGTCCACCGATGAGCCGGCCCGGCTGAGTCTGCCGCGGCGCTGA
- a CDS encoding YncE family protein: MRGQKFAIQLLIAALAVFATAACGGESAGPPGGTNDADAGGDYQPPTDDGDLGEPQPPQPEVPETYTYSQPAIVGDKVYVANETLDAVAIIDSRSLEIQAVPVGRAPTKVVAPADGAGDDARVMVLNSGDHTVSLLDPEGGESLHVPVMPHANRLQATASGRFGVAWYDSSEPGPAGDLSAVTVVSSAGSFDVAVGFLVRQVLFDEVGERALVVSDDGVSVLDLAAIESDRFVAPRPLTPPGFEAVDPAELRLHLGPQGDTLVAWTPSQPFLFVSDLSEDTRVAIALGAPPTGAALSEATLVFALSEADRLLTITLPEGLEAARADQEARGLWVDGAFVPPLAEDAFVDSEGFVYLSIEVPALGSVVLSEDASVAMAFTTNPQEQRAVLVAMAGLEQRTVRFEKEVRGVLADEDGSTFLVIHPRRPGSREGLTPSDPEFVERSHGFSVLDIGTAQTRLVLTELEIARAVLFAPDTGDAFVYLSYENPQPGAAELVAHREIVRVNLGTFRSEVMRLSALPDAMGLIPGSGRVYVNQVHPQGRITFVEAATGERQTVTGYQLNSGIF; this comes from the coding sequence ATGCGAGGTCAGAAGTTCGCGATACAGCTGCTGATCGCAGCGCTTGCGGTGTTCGCCACAGCGGCCTGCGGTGGCGAGTCGGCCGGCCCGCCGGGCGGCACCAACGACGCCGACGCCGGAGGCGACTATCAGCCTCCGACCGATGACGGTGATCTCGGTGAGCCGCAGCCCCCGCAGCCGGAGGTGCCCGAGACGTATACGTATTCGCAGCCGGCGATCGTGGGCGATAAGGTCTACGTGGCCAATGAGACGCTCGACGCGGTGGCGATCATCGACAGCCGCAGTCTGGAGATTCAGGCGGTGCCGGTGGGTCGTGCGCCCACGAAGGTCGTGGCGCCGGCGGATGGCGCCGGCGACGACGCGCGGGTGATGGTGCTCAATTCGGGCGACCACACCGTGTCGTTGCTCGACCCGGAAGGTGGGGAGAGCCTGCACGTGCCGGTGATGCCGCACGCCAACCGCCTTCAGGCCACGGCCTCGGGACGATTCGGGGTGGCCTGGTACGACAGCTCCGAGCCCGGCCCGGCCGGCGACCTCTCGGCCGTGACGGTGGTCAGCAGCGCCGGCAGCTTCGATGTAGCGGTGGGCTTTCTGGTGCGTCAGGTGCTCTTCGACGAGGTCGGTGAGCGCGCGCTGGTGGTCAGCGATGACGGGGTGAGCGTGCTGGATCTGGCGGCGATTGAGAGTGATCGCTTCGTCGCCCCGCGCCCGCTGACGCCGCCTGGCTTTGAGGCCGTGGACCCCGCCGAGCTCCGGCTGCACCTCGGCCCCCAGGGCGACACGCTGGTGGCCTGGACACCTTCGCAGCCCTTTCTCTTTGTGAGTGATTTGAGCGAGGACACGCGCGTTGCGATCGCGCTGGGCGCCCCTCCCACCGGCGCAGCGCTTAGCGAAGCGACCCTCGTGTTTGCGCTCAGTGAGGCTGACCGCCTGCTCACCATCACCCTCCCCGAGGGGCTGGAGGCCGCCCGCGCCGATCAGGAGGCCCGCGGTCTGTGGGTCGACGGCGCCTTTGTGCCGCCCCTTGCCGAAGACGCCTTCGTGGACTCGGAGGGCTTTGTTTACCTGAGCATTGAGGTGCCCGCGCTGGGCTCGGTGGTCTTGAGCGAGGATGCCTCGGTGGCGATGGCCTTTACCACCAACCCGCAGGAGCAGCGCGCGGTGCTCGTGGCGATGGCCGGCCTGGAGCAACGCACGGTGCGTTTTGAAAAAGAGGTGCGCGGGGTGCTGGCCGATGAGGATGGCTCGACCTTTCTGGTGATTCACCCGCGTCGGCCCGGCTCCCGCGAGGGGCTGACGCCCTCGGACCCCGAGTTTGTGGAGCGCAGTCACGGCTTCTCGGTGCTCGATATCGGCACCGCCCAGACTCGCCTGGTGCTCACCGAGCTTGAGATTGCGCGCGCGGTGCTCTTTGCGCCCGACACCGGCGACGCCTTCGTTTACCTCAGCTACGAGAACCCCCAGCCGGGGGCGGCGGAGCTAGTGGCGCATCGCGAGATCGTGCGCGTCAACCTGGGCACCTTCCGCAGCGAAGTGATGCGGCTCTCGGCGCTCCCTGACGCTATGGGGCTTATCCCGGGGAGCGGACGCGTCTACGTCAACCAGGTGCACCCCCAGGGGCGAATCACCTTTGTGGAGGCCGCCACCGGGGAGCGTCAGACGGTGACCGGCTACCAGCTCAACTCGGGGATCTTTTGA
- the panB gene encoding 3-methyl-2-oxobutanoate hydroxymethyltransferase has translation MARRKTTRDLLKTYRQQTPLTMVTCYDYTFARLVEKSPIDIILIGDSLGNVIQGQDTTVPVTVDDIIYHTRAVMRGNQSAHILADMPFMSYQASADDGLRSAGRLLKEGLAQSVKVEGGEELAPMVARMTGAGIPVCGHLGLTPQSVHAFGGFRLQATDDEAADRLLADAKALQDAGAFMIVLEMVPSELAARVTEALEIPTIGIGAGPHTSGQVLVLQDMLGMNTDFKPRFVKHFASLEATVVDALTAYADEVRQRSFPDDDHSY, from the coding sequence ATGGCCCGCCGAAAGACCACCCGCGATCTTCTCAAAACCTACCGCCAGCAGACCCCGCTGACGATGGTCACCTGCTACGACTACACCTTCGCCCGCCTGGTGGAGAAGTCGCCCATCGACATCATCCTCATCGGCGACAGCCTCGGTAACGTCATCCAGGGCCAGGACACCACCGTGCCTGTGACCGTCGATGACATCATCTACCACACCCGCGCGGTGATGCGCGGAAACCAGTCCGCACACATCCTGGCCGACATGCCCTTTATGAGCTACCAGGCCTCGGCCGACGACGGACTGCGCAGCGCCGGCCGCCTCCTCAAAGAAGGCCTGGCGCAATCGGTTAAAGTGGAAGGCGGCGAGGAGCTGGCCCCGATGGTCGCGCGGATGACCGGCGCGGGCATCCCGGTTTGTGGGCACCTCGGGCTCACCCCGCAGTCGGTGCACGCCTTCGGCGGCTTCCGCCTCCAGGCCACCGACGATGAGGCCGCCGACCGCCTGCTCGCTGACGCCAAAGCCCTTCAAGACGCCGGCGCCTTCATGATCGTCTTAGAGATGGTCCCCTCCGAGTTGGCTGCACGCGTCACCGAAGCGCTGGAGATCCCCACCATCGGCATCGGCGCCGGCCCTCACACCAGCGGCCAGGTCCTGGTGCTGCAAGACATGCTGGGCATGAACACCGACTTTAAGCCTCGCTTCGTCAAACATTTTGCAAGCCTTGAGGCCACCGTCGTCGACGCGCTCACCGCCTACGCCGATGAAGTTCGCCAGCGCAGCTTCCCCGACGACGACCACTCCTACTGA
- the nadC gene encoding carboxylating nicotinate-nucleotide diphosphorylase yields MHLYISPRIEQLIDLAIDEDEIGFDVTSQAFFAGEWGRAELVAKQDFVLAGAPVVRAVFARVDPAIEVAFEREDGAAFQHGEVVARLQGPTVSLLRGERIALNFMQRMSGVATLTASFVAALGDSQTRVVDTRKTLPGWRALDKYAVLCGGGANHRYNLASGVMIKDNHIAAAGSVAEAVRRVRLQAPHSVRVEVEIDAVERVSEALESGAEIIMLDNMSRAQMIEAVAIIRQHERGAHVVIEGSGNMTRERLKDLGDVGLDIISVGALTHSASAVDVSMKLRESSGSKG; encoded by the coding sequence ATGCATCTGTATATCAGCCCGCGAATTGAGCAGCTCATTGATCTGGCGATCGATGAGGATGAGATCGGTTTTGATGTGACCTCCCAGGCCTTTTTTGCCGGGGAGTGGGGCAGAGCCGAGCTTGTGGCCAAGCAGGATTTTGTGCTGGCCGGCGCGCCGGTGGTCCGCGCGGTCTTTGCCCGGGTGGACCCCGCTATTGAGGTTGCGTTTGAGCGGGAAGATGGCGCCGCGTTTCAGCATGGCGAGGTGGTCGCGAGGTTGCAGGGGCCGACGGTCTCGCTGCTGAGAGGGGAGCGCATCGCGCTGAACTTTATGCAGCGCATGAGCGGTGTGGCCACGCTGACCGCGTCTTTTGTGGCGGCGCTTGGCGACTCACAGACGCGCGTGGTGGACACGCGCAAGACCCTCCCCGGCTGGCGTGCGCTTGATAAATACGCGGTGCTCTGCGGCGGCGGGGCCAACCATCGCTACAACCTGGCCAGCGGGGTGATGATCAAAGACAACCACATCGCCGCGGCCGGCTCGGTGGCTGAGGCGGTGCGGCGAGTGCGGCTGCAGGCGCCGCACTCGGTGCGGGTAGAGGTGGAGATCGACGCGGTGGAGCGGGTGAGTGAGGCGCTGGAGTCGGGGGCCGAGATCATCATGCTCGATAATATGAGTCGCGCGCAGATGATTGAGGCCGTGGCGATCATTCGCCAGCACGAGCGTGGCGCGCATGTTGTGATCGAGGGCAGCGGCAATATGACCCGCGAGCGCCTCAAGGACCTGGGTGATGTCGGGCTGGATATCATCTCGGTCGGCGCGCTGACGCATTCGGCCAGCGCGGTGGACGTCTCGATGAAGTTGCGCGAGAGCAGCGGGAGCAAAGGATGA